From the genome of Actinacidiphila yeochonensis CN732, one region includes:
- a CDS encoding SAM-dependent methyltransferase, producing MTGGPGVSPVDGSAGDGWLRWRTATERALYGPGGFFVRERPAAHFRTSVHASPLFAAAVARLLVRVDAALGHPAEPAFVDMGAGGGELAAGVLAALPAGLAARVRVHAVDLGPRPDRLDPRVAWSDRPPPGVAGLLFANEWLDNVPVDVAAPGPDGTPRYVEVRPRDGAERLGAPLDARDAEWLARWWPAPDGPDGPDGPDGPDGTDDAVGEDLGPAGRRVELGPPREAAWREAAGTLRAGLAVAVDYGHTRDTRPAAGTLTGYRDGRQVPPVPDGSRDLTSHVAMDALPGTLTTQRAALRALGVSGARPPLALASRDPAGYVRALAAAGEAAELTDPHGLGGFLWLATPADPGCADLLAP from the coding sequence ATGACGGGCGGACCCGGCGTGAGCCCCGTCGACGGCTCGGCTGGTGACGGCTGGCTGCGGTGGCGGACGGCCACCGAGCGGGCCCTCTACGGGCCGGGCGGCTTCTTCGTCCGCGAACGGCCGGCCGCCCACTTCCGCACCTCCGTGCACGCCTCGCCGCTCTTCGCCGCGGCGGTGGCCCGGCTGCTCGTCCGGGTCGACGCGGCGCTCGGGCACCCGGCGGAGCCGGCCTTCGTGGACATGGGGGCGGGCGGCGGCGAGCTGGCCGCCGGGGTGCTGGCCGCGCTGCCGGCCGGGCTGGCCGCCCGGGTCCGGGTGCACGCCGTCGACCTCGGGCCGCGCCCGGACCGGCTGGACCCGCGGGTGGCGTGGTCGGACCGTCCGCCGCCGGGCGTGGCGGGCCTGCTCTTCGCCAACGAGTGGCTGGACAACGTGCCCGTCGACGTGGCCGCCCCCGGCCCCGACGGCACCCCCCGCTACGTCGAGGTCCGCCCCCGCGACGGCGCCGAGCGGCTGGGCGCGCCGCTGGACGCGCGGGACGCCGAGTGGCTGGCGCGCTGGTGGCCGGCCCCGGACGGGCCGGACGGGCCGGACGGGCCGGACGGGCCGGACGGGACCGACGACGCCGTCGGCGAGGACCTCGGCCCCGCCGGCCGCCGGGTCGAGCTGGGGCCGCCCCGGGAGGCGGCGTGGCGCGAGGCCGCGGGCACGCTCCGCGCGGGGCTGGCGGTCGCCGTGGACTACGGCCACACCCGGGACACCCGTCCGGCCGCCGGCACCCTCACCGGCTACCGGGACGGCCGCCAGGTCCCGCCCGTGCCCGACGGCTCCCGCGACCTGACCTCGCACGTCGCCATGGACGCCCTCCCGGGCACCCTCACCACCCAGCGGGCGGCCCTGCGCGCCCTCGGTGTCAGCGGCGCCCGGCCGCCGCTCGCGCTGGCCTCGCGGGACCCGGCCGGCTACGTGCGGGCGCTGGCCGCGGCCGGCGAGGCGGCCGAGCTGACCGACCCGCACGGTCTGGGCGGCTTCCTCTGGCTGGCCACGCCTGCCGACCCGGGCTGCGCGGACCTGCTGGCACCCTGA
- a CDS encoding NAD-dependent epimerase/dehydratase family protein yields MEILVLGGTEFVGRAVAEAAVARSWGVTVFHRGRHPAPEGARTLLGDRATGDLGALAAGEWDAVVDTWSAAAGPVAEAARALRGRVGGYAYVSSRSVYAEPAPARLDESAPVVSGEGEDYAAVKRAGELAAQRVYGDAALLVRAGLILGPRENVGRLPWWLNRIARGGDVLAPGPRDLPLQYVDARDLAAWTLDALAAGRGGPYNVVSPPGHTTMGELLAECAAVTGSDAVLRWAAPETVLAAGIEPWTQLPVWLPPGADHVTMHQGDVGKALAAGLRCRPVGETVADTWRWLASIGGSAPQRPDRAPVGLDPAVEARVLAALGG; encoded by the coding sequence ATGGAGATCCTTGTGCTGGGCGGGACGGAGTTCGTCGGAAGGGCGGTGGCGGAGGCCGCGGTGGCGCGCAGCTGGGGGGTGACGGTCTTCCACCGCGGCCGGCACCCCGCGCCCGAGGGAGCGCGGACGCTGCTCGGCGACCGCGCCACCGGGGATCTCGGCGCGCTGGCCGCGGGGGAGTGGGACGCCGTGGTGGACACCTGGTCGGCCGCGGCGGGACCGGTCGCCGAGGCGGCACGGGCGCTGCGCGGTCGGGTCGGGGGCTACGCGTACGTCTCCAGCCGGTCGGTGTACGCCGAGCCCGCCCCGGCCCGGCTCGACGAGAGCGCGCCCGTGGTGAGCGGCGAGGGCGAGGACTACGCGGCGGTGAAGCGGGCGGGCGAGCTGGCGGCGCAGCGGGTCTACGGGGACGCGGCGCTGCTGGTGCGGGCCGGGCTGATCCTGGGCCCGCGCGAGAACGTCGGGCGGCTGCCCTGGTGGCTGAACCGGATCGCGCGCGGCGGCGACGTGCTCGCCCCCGGCCCCCGGGACCTGCCGTTGCAGTACGTCGACGCCCGCGACCTGGCCGCCTGGACGCTGGACGCGCTCGCCGCCGGGCGCGGCGGCCCCTACAACGTCGTCAGCCCGCCCGGCCACACCACCATGGGGGAGCTGCTGGCGGAGTGCGCGGCCGTGACGGGGTCGGACGCGGTGCTGCGCTGGGCGGCGCCCGAGACGGTCCTGGCCGCCGGCATCGAGCCGTGGACGCAGCTGCCGGTGTGGCTGCCGCCGGGCGCGGACCACGTCACGATGCACCAGGGAGACGTCGGCAAGGCGCTGGCCGCGGGGCTGCGGTGCCGCCCGGTCGGCGAGACCGTCGCCGACACCTGGCGGTGGCTGGCCTCGATCGGCGGCAGCGCGCCGCAGCGTCCCGACCGGGCACCGGTCGGGCTCGACCCGGCGGTGGAGGCCCGGGTGCTGGCCGCGCTCGGCGGCTGA
- a CDS encoding 1-phosphofructokinase family hexose kinase yields the protein MIITVTLNAALDLTYRVPSLVPRSTHRVPAVVERPGGKGVNVARVLAALGHRATVTGFAGGPAGQELRRGLAAVPHADRLTDALVPVAGRTRRTVAVAAEDTGDTTMFNEPGPAVSAAEWAAFQDRYRELLAGPDTRAVALCGSLPPGVPVGAYADLVREARTAGVHVLLDTGGEPLRRGLAARPDLIKPNTAELAGLTGFAEPARAALDARRRGARTVAASLGADGMLVLAEDGGWRAEPPARLRGNPAGAGDSAVAGLLSGLVEGLDWPSRVARAVALSAATVLAPAAGEYDRAAYADLLPKVAVRPLG from the coding sequence GTGATCATCACCGTCACGCTGAACGCCGCGCTCGACCTCACCTACCGGGTCCCGTCGCTGGTGCCGCGCTCCACCCACCGGGTGCCGGCCGTGGTGGAGCGGCCCGGCGGGAAGGGGGTGAACGTCGCCCGGGTGCTGGCGGCGCTCGGCCACCGCGCCACCGTGACGGGCTTCGCCGGCGGGCCGGCCGGGCAGGAGCTGCGGCGCGGCCTGGCGGCGGTGCCGCACGCGGACCGGCTGACGGACGCGCTGGTACCGGTGGCCGGGCGGACCCGGCGGACGGTGGCCGTGGCGGCCGAGGACACCGGCGACACCACGATGTTCAACGAGCCGGGCCCGGCGGTCTCCGCGGCCGAGTGGGCCGCCTTCCAGGACCGGTACCGGGAGCTGCTGGCCGGCCCGGACACCCGGGCGGTGGCGCTGTGCGGCAGCCTGCCGCCGGGCGTGCCGGTCGGCGCCTACGCGGACCTGGTGCGGGAGGCCCGGACGGCCGGCGTCCACGTCCTGCTGGACACCGGCGGCGAACCGCTGCGCCGGGGTCTGGCCGCCCGCCCGGACCTGATCAAGCCGAACACGGCCGAGCTGGCCGGCCTCACCGGCTTCGCCGAGCCGGCCCGGGCGGCGCTGGACGCCCGCCGCCGCGGCGCGCGCACGGTCGCGGCGTCGCTGGGCGCTGACGGGATGCTGGTGCTCGCCGAGGACGGCGGCTGGCGGGCCGAACCGCCCGCCCGGCTGCGCGGGAACCCGGCCGGGGCCGGCGACTCGGCCGTGGCCGGGCTGCTCTCCGGACTCGTCGAGGGCCTGGACTGGCCGTCGCGGGTGGCCCGCGCGGTGGCGCTGTCGGCGGCGACCGTACTGGCGCCGGCCGCGGGCGAGTACGACCGGGCCGCCTACGCGGACCTGCTGCCGAAGGTGGCGGTCAGGCCGCTCGGCTGA
- a CDS encoding DUF5753 domain-containing protein, with the protein MPPGPTARRRQLARRLRELREGRGLTLEAAAELAGVSKSSINRYEKKDDKGAVKWAAVKALCADAYQADPDVTAELVELAKNARVEGWWEPFGSAAPDSVTPLLGFEAEAAELLYWAPGRTPGMLQTEEYATAVISAAEVRAEPAEIRQMVDVRMRRRAVLERPDPPLLCAILDEAVLRRRVGSNEVMAGQLAYLVECARRPHMTIQVLELASGAHAAGEPGFVYLRGSEPGLDLVHVPLVGSAALYLDKTAEVETYREAFDDLRSQALGPAESSEVMTKLGHAYEAAARRESR; encoded by the coding sequence ATGCCACCCGGCCCGACCGCACGACGGCGCCAACTCGCGCGTCGCCTCAGGGAGCTGAGGGAAGGGCGCGGCCTCACGCTGGAGGCGGCCGCCGAACTGGCCGGCGTGTCCAAGTCGAGCATCAACCGCTACGAGAAGAAGGACGACAAGGGCGCCGTGAAGTGGGCCGCCGTCAAGGCGCTCTGCGCGGACGCGTACCAGGCGGACCCCGATGTCACGGCCGAGCTGGTCGAGTTGGCGAAGAACGCCCGCGTGGAGGGGTGGTGGGAGCCGTTCGGGTCGGCCGCGCCGGACAGCGTCACCCCGCTCCTGGGCTTCGAGGCCGAAGCGGCGGAACTCCTCTACTGGGCACCCGGGCGCACGCCGGGCATGCTCCAGACCGAGGAGTACGCCACCGCGGTCATCAGCGCGGCCGAGGTCCGCGCCGAGCCCGCCGAGATCAGGCAGATGGTGGACGTGCGCATGCGGCGCCGGGCCGTACTGGAGCGCCCCGACCCGCCGCTCCTGTGCGCGATCCTGGACGAGGCCGTCCTCCGCCGGCGGGTGGGCTCGAACGAGGTGATGGCCGGCCAGCTCGCGTACCTGGTGGAGTGTGCCCGCAGACCGCACATGACCATCCAGGTCCTGGAGTTGGCCTCGGGCGCCCACGCAGCCGGCGAGCCCGGCTTCGTCTACCTGCGCGGCTCCGAGCCGGGCCTCGACCTCGTTCACGTGCCCCTGGTGGGCTCCGCCGCCCTGTATCTGGACAAGACGGCAGAGGTGGAGACGTACCGCGAGGCGTTTGACGACCTGCGTTCCCAGGCACTCGGACCGGCCGAATCATCCGAAGTGATGACAAAGCTTGGCCACGCTTACGAAGCTGCAGCACGACGGGAGTCCCGATGA
- a CDS encoding NADH-quinone oxidoreductase subunit D — protein MGPMTETTIGVGGAAEGTDMVLNIGPQHPSTHGVLRLRLVLDGERIRSAEPIVGYMHRGAEKLFEARDYRQIIMLANRHDWLSAFSNELGVVLGVERMLGMEVPDRAVWLRTLLAELNRVLNHLMFLGSYPLELGGITPIFYAFTEREELQHVMEEVSGGRMHYMFNRVGGLKEDLPAGWLDRARTAVAGVRSRMGRFDDLVLGNEIFRGRTRGVGVLSSADVHAFGVSGPIARASGVDFDLRRDEPYLAYGELADTLRVPVRTEGDCLARFEVLLEQTHNALDLATACLDRITQLPPGPVNQRLPKVLKAPEGHTYAWTENPLGLNGYYLVSKGEKTPYRLKLRSASFNNIQALTVLLPGTLVADMVAILGSMFFVVGDIDK, from the coding sequence ATGGGACCCATGACGGAGACGACGATCGGGGTGGGTGGCGCGGCCGAGGGTACCGACATGGTGCTGAACATCGGTCCTCAGCACCCGTCGACCCACGGTGTGCTGAGGCTGCGCCTGGTGCTGGACGGCGAGCGGATCCGCAGCGCCGAGCCGATCGTCGGATACATGCACCGGGGCGCGGAGAAGCTCTTCGAGGCGCGGGACTACCGGCAGATCATCATGCTGGCCAACCGCCACGACTGGCTGTCGGCCTTCTCCAACGAGCTGGGCGTGGTGCTGGGCGTCGAGCGGATGCTCGGCATGGAGGTGCCGGACCGCGCGGTGTGGCTGCGCACCCTGCTGGCCGAGCTGAACCGGGTGCTCAACCACCTGATGTTCCTCGGCTCCTACCCGCTGGAGCTCGGCGGCATCACGCCGATCTTCTACGCGTTCACCGAGCGCGAGGAGCTCCAGCACGTGATGGAGGAGGTCTCCGGCGGGCGCATGCACTACATGTTCAACCGGGTCGGCGGCCTGAAGGAGGACCTGCCGGCCGGCTGGCTGGACCGGGCCCGCACGGCCGTGGCCGGGGTCCGCTCCCGGATGGGCCGGTTCGACGACCTGGTGCTCGGCAACGAGATCTTCCGCGGCCGCACCCGCGGCGTCGGCGTGCTGTCCTCCGCCGACGTGCACGCGTTCGGGGTGAGCGGTCCGATCGCCCGCGCCTCCGGCGTCGACTTCGACCTGCGCCGCGACGAGCCGTACCTGGCGTACGGCGAGCTGGCCGACACGCTGCGGGTGCCGGTCCGCACCGAGGGGGACTGCCTGGCCCGCTTCGAGGTGCTGCTGGAGCAGACCCACAACGCCCTCGACCTGGCCACCGCCTGCCTGGACCGGATCACGCAGCTGCCGCCCGGCCCGGTCAACCAGCGCCTGCCGAAGGTCCTCAAGGCCCCCGAGGGCCACACCTACGCCTGGACGGAGAACCCGCTCGGCCTCAACGGCTACTACCTCGTCTCCAAGGGCGAGAAGACGCCGTACCGGCTCAAGCTGCGCTCCGCGTCGTTCAACAACATCCAGGCCCTGACGGTGCTGCTGCCGGGGACGCTGGTGGCGGACATGGTGGCGATCCTGGGCTCGATGTTCTTCGTGGTCGGCGACATCGACAAGTAG
- a CDS encoding extracellular solute-binding protein, which yields MVGTVQRRRLLGITACLSSALALTGVSACGASSPLSKDVTIHMVAADYGDPKAHTSSTSYWNGIVSAFEKQNPRITVDVQVVDWTHVDATVADMVKKGTPPDIAQIGSYASYAAAGQLYSADDLFTVSEQADFIPSLAQAGTVDHTQYGIPWVSSSRMFFYNKKLFAHAGIEKAPQTWAELAEDAKLLKDAGVKVPYGLPLGPEEAQAESLMWMLGATGSSGSGGLTDSADNYTFDSAANVEAFSWLTKNLVKPGLVGPKDPAKTNRQDVFDEFLAGDAAMINGHPTLLAQAKQKGIDVGVAALPGETGTDTNTLGVADWMMAFNHSGNRDADGTFLQFVYQQKNSVKFLDEYGLLPVTTSASDAMRANPKDKDLVQFLNLLPDAVFYPVDKTSWAEVSSRLKDVIGQAVHSDPKKVLSDLQIYAETQDNKSKSVAAN from the coding sequence ATGGTAGGAACAGTGCAGCGGCGACGACTCCTCGGCATCACGGCTTGCCTCTCATCGGCCCTGGCCCTGACCGGAGTCAGCGCGTGCGGGGCGAGCTCCCCGCTGAGCAAGGACGTCACGATCCACATGGTCGCCGCCGACTACGGCGACCCGAAGGCGCACACCAGCTCCACGAGCTACTGGAACGGCATCGTCTCCGCCTTCGAGAAGCAGAACCCGCGCATCACCGTGGACGTCCAGGTGGTCGACTGGACGCACGTCGACGCGACGGTCGCCGACATGGTCAAGAAGGGCACCCCGCCGGACATCGCGCAGATCGGCTCCTACGCCTCCTACGCCGCCGCGGGCCAGCTCTACAGCGCCGACGACCTCTTCACGGTGAGCGAGCAGGCCGACTTCATCCCCTCGCTGGCGCAGGCCGGCACGGTCGACCACACCCAGTACGGCATCCCGTGGGTGTCCAGCTCCCGGATGTTCTTCTACAACAAGAAGCTCTTCGCGCACGCCGGCATCGAGAAGGCCCCGCAGACCTGGGCGGAGCTGGCCGAGGACGCCAAGCTGCTCAAGGACGCCGGCGTCAAGGTCCCCTACGGCCTGCCGCTCGGCCCCGAGGAGGCCCAGGCCGAGTCGCTGATGTGGATGCTCGGCGCGACCGGCAGCAGCGGCAGCGGCGGGCTGACCGACTCGGCCGACAACTACACCTTCGACAGCGCCGCCAACGTCGAGGCGTTCAGCTGGCTGACGAAGAACCTGGTCAAGCCCGGCCTCGTCGGCCCCAAGGACCCGGCCAAGACCAACCGGCAGGACGTCTTCGACGAGTTCCTGGCCGGCGACGCCGCCATGATCAACGGCCACCCCACCCTGCTGGCCCAGGCCAAGCAGAAGGGCATCGACGTCGGCGTGGCCGCGCTGCCCGGCGAGACCGGCACCGACACCAACACCCTGGGCGTCGCCGACTGGATGATGGCCTTCAACCACAGCGGCAACCGCGACGCCGACGGGACGTTCCTCCAGTTCGTCTACCAGCAGAAGAACAGCGTCAAGTTCCTCGACGAGTACGGCCTGCTGCCGGTGACCACGTCCGCCTCGGACGCGATGCGCGCCAACCCCAAGGACAAGGACCTGGTCCAGTTCCTCAACCTGCTGCCGGACGCGGTCTTCTACCCGGTCGACAAGACCTCCTGGGCCGAGGTCAGCTCGCGGCTCAAGGACGTCATCGGGCAGGCCGTGCACTCCGACCCCAAGAAGGTGCTGTCCGACCTGCAGATCTACGCCGAGACGCAGGACAACAAGTCCAAGTCCGTCGCGGCGAACTGA
- a CDS encoding ROK family protein: MRHVIALDVGGTGMKAALVGEDGALLYQARRPTGRERGPEAVAEAVLDFAADLYAHGAAAFGHGALAAGVAVPGIVDEDSGTAVYSANLRWKDLPLRDLVSARLGGLPVALGHDVRTGGLAEGRIGAGRGADRFLFVPLGTGIAGAIGIDGRIEAGAHGCAGEIGHIVVRPGGRVCGCGQLGCLEAYASAGAVSRTWARASGDPAADAAACARAVADGDPRAARVWQEAVDALADGLVTGLTLLDPRTVVVGGGMAEAGATLFDPLREAVETRLTFQKLPHIVPAALGDTAGCLGAGLLAWDLITTEVDA, from the coding sequence GTGAGACACGTCATCGCTCTCGATGTGGGCGGCACCGGGATGAAGGCAGCGCTGGTCGGCGAGGACGGCGCGCTGCTGTACCAGGCACGCCGCCCGACCGGTCGCGAACGCGGGCCCGAGGCGGTGGCCGAGGCCGTCCTGGACTTCGCCGCGGACCTCTACGCCCACGGCGCCGCCGCCTTCGGCCACGGCGCCCTCGCGGCCGGGGTGGCGGTACCGGGGATCGTGGACGAGGACTCCGGCACCGCGGTGTACTCGGCCAACCTGCGCTGGAAGGACCTGCCGCTGCGCGACCTGGTCTCCGCCCGGCTGGGCGGCCTGCCGGTGGCGCTCGGCCACGACGTGCGGACCGGCGGGCTGGCCGAGGGCCGGATCGGCGCCGGCCGGGGCGCCGACCGCTTCCTGTTCGTGCCGCTGGGCACCGGCATCGCCGGCGCCATCGGCATCGACGGGCGGATCGAGGCCGGCGCGCACGGCTGCGCCGGCGAGATCGGGCACATCGTGGTCCGCCCCGGCGGCCGCGTCTGCGGCTGCGGCCAGCTCGGCTGCCTGGAGGCGTACGCCTCGGCCGGCGCGGTCTCCCGCACCTGGGCGCGGGCCAGCGGCGACCCGGCGGCGGACGCCGCCGCGTGCGCGCGGGCGGTCGCGGACGGCGACCCGCGGGCGGCGCGGGTGTGGCAGGAGGCTGTGGACGCCCTCGCCGACGGCCTGGTCACCGGCCTGACGCTGCTCGACCCCCGGACGGTGGTCGTCGGCGGCGGCATGGCCGAGGCCGGCGCCACCCTCTTCGACCCGCTGCGGGAGGCCGTCGAAACCCGGCTGACCTTCCAGAAGCTCCCGCACATCGTCCCCGCCGCGCTCGGGGACACCGCCGGCTGCCTGGGCGCGGGCCTGCTCGCCTGGGATCTGATCACCACGGAGGTGGACGCCTGA
- a CDS encoding carbohydrate-binding protein yields MTAGNDGTPEDDDPFAYLYRSEGGEQPGQTAGQPGVPRTSYHQVQRVGERRSPAQGGYGYPPQAQPGAGQQQGGYGYPPQAQPGAGQQQGGYGYPPQAPAQAPYGYDQGQGQGQGQGRQGYAGQYAGPTQAVPGQPGQPGGFQQPGGPQQPGGPGGPGGPAGSGNRRGLLIGAVAVVAAVAVGIAFAMTNGSGGKDKAEASSTSAPAVTSAPPTSASASPTATPFGSLKADAATLALAGGAATSTEHPGAQAAGGTYVDNMATQGASATWTVTVPEDGKYTYFISYGNAGPDATLTLGVDGKPHTGPVKMNNWSHATDWAKAWSMSTYSWVDLKKGANTLSLSCTPADTNCGVNLDQVWLKQGYVTK; encoded by the coding sequence ATGACTGCCGGAAACGACGGCACCCCGGAGGACGACGACCCGTTCGCGTACCTCTACCGGTCCGAGGGCGGCGAGCAGCCGGGCCAGACCGCGGGGCAGCCAGGCGTGCCCCGGACCTCGTACCACCAGGTGCAGCGGGTCGGCGAGCGCCGCAGCCCGGCGCAGGGCGGTTACGGCTACCCGCCGCAGGCCCAGCCCGGTGCCGGCCAGCAGCAGGGCGGCTACGGCTACCCGCCGCAGGCCCAGCCGGGCGCCGGTCAGCAGCAGGGTGGCTACGGCTACCCGCCCCAGGCGCCCGCGCAGGCCCCCTACGGCTACGACCAGGGCCAGGGTCAGGGCCAGGGCCAGGGCCGCCAGGGTTACGCGGGCCAGTACGCCGGGCCCACGCAGGCGGTCCCCGGCCAGCCGGGGCAGCCCGGCGGGTTCCAGCAGCCGGGCGGGCCGCAGCAGCCGGGCGGTCCGGGCGGCCCGGGCGGCCCGGCGGGGTCCGGCAACCGCCGGGGCCTGCTCATCGGCGCCGTCGCCGTGGTGGCCGCGGTCGCCGTCGGCATCGCCTTCGCGATGACCAACGGCTCGGGCGGCAAGGACAAGGCCGAGGCGAGCAGCACCTCCGCGCCGGCCGTCACCTCCGCGCCCCCCACCAGCGCCTCCGCCTCGCCCACCGCGACCCCCTTCGGCTCGTTGAAGGCGGACGCGGCCACGCTGGCGCTCGCCGGGGGCGCCGCGACCTCCACCGAGCACCCGGGCGCCCAGGCGGCCGGCGGCACCTACGTGGACAACATGGCCACGCAGGGCGCCTCGGCGACGTGGACCGTCACCGTGCCCGAGGACGGCAAGTACACGTACTTCATCAGCTACGGCAACGCCGGTCCGGACGCCACGCTCACGCTCGGCGTCGACGGCAAGCCGCACACCGGCCCGGTGAAGATGAACAACTGGAGCCACGCCACCGACTGGGCCAAGGCGTGGAGCATGTCCACGTACTCGTGGGTGGACCTGAAGAAGGGCGCCAACACGCTCTCCCTGTCCTGCACCCCGGCCGACACCAACTGCGGCGTCAACCTGGACCAGGTCTGGCTCAAGCAGGGCTACGTCACGAAGTAG
- the otsB gene encoding trehalose-phosphatase has product MAAEIPTPHTPEGEGALEALLARPEQAVVALDFDGTLAPIVPDPEQARALPGAATALARLAPRLAAAVIITGRPAGVAVRYGGFAGVPGLDRLAVLGHYGAERWDARSGEVRAPAPDPGVDAVRAELAGCLDRVGAWHGTWIEDKGGRAVAVHTRRAQDPQAAFEALREPLAELARAHGLVVEPGRYVLELRPPGVDKGVALFEYLRETGARSVLYAGDDLGDLAAFATVARLREEGVPGLLVASAATGETPQELLDQADLAVPGPEGVVALLDAIADALDS; this is encoded by the coding sequence ATGGCTGCCGAGATCCCCACGCCGCACACGCCCGAGGGCGAGGGAGCCCTCGAAGCGCTCCTCGCCCGCCCCGAACAGGCCGTCGTAGCACTCGACTTCGACGGCACGCTGGCGCCGATCGTGCCCGACCCCGAACAGGCCAGAGCGCTCCCGGGGGCGGCCACCGCCCTCGCCCGGCTCGCACCGCGACTGGCCGCCGCCGTCATCATCACCGGCCGCCCGGCCGGGGTCGCCGTCCGCTACGGCGGCTTCGCCGGAGTGCCAGGGCTCGACCGCCTCGCCGTCCTCGGCCACTACGGCGCCGAGCGCTGGGACGCCCGCTCCGGCGAGGTGCGCGCCCCCGCGCCCGACCCCGGGGTCGACGCGGTCCGGGCCGAACTGGCCGGCTGCCTCGACCGGGTCGGTGCCTGGCACGGCACCTGGATCGAGGACAAGGGCGGCCGCGCGGTCGCCGTGCACACCCGCCGCGCCCAGGACCCCCAGGCCGCCTTCGAGGCGCTGCGCGAACCGCTGGCCGAACTCGCCCGCGCCCACGGCCTGGTGGTGGAGCCCGGCCGCTACGTGCTGGAGCTGCGTCCTCCGGGTGTGGACAAGGGCGTCGCGCTCTTCGAGTACCTGCGCGAGACCGGTGCCCGCAGCGTGCTCTACGCCGGGGACGACCTCGGCGACCTCGCGGCCTTCGCGACCGTGGCCCGGCTGCGCGAGGAGGGCGTCCCGGGCCTGCTCGTGGCCAGCGCGGCCACCGGTGAGACCCCCCAGGAGCTGCTGGACCAGGCCGACTTGGCGGTGCCTGGCCCGGAGGGCGTGGTCGCGCTGCTCGACGCCATCGCGGACGCCCTGGACTCCTGA
- the nagA gene encoding N-acetylglucosamine-6-phosphate deacetylase, producing MAPVTTPPTPAVPPSPSTPSAARRTVLAGVRAVLPSGVLEDGRIAVEGTRIAEPEAARPDEAVVDLSGRGWTVVPGFVDLHNHGGGGASFTSGTAEDVLTGVRTHREHGTTTLVASTVTESEEALTRQAGLLSELVEQGDLAGIHYEGPFISPCRKGAHDETLLRHPDPAAVRRLVEAGRGAVRMVTLATELPGGIESVRLLADLGVIAAVGHTDGDYEQTVAAIDAGATVATHLFNAMPPLQHRAPGPITALLADERVTVELINDGTHLHPAVLELAFASAGPDRVAFITDAMDAAGFGDGLYDLGPLKVEVLEGVARLVEGGSIAGSTLTLDTAFKRAVTVDRLPLEHAVKALSANPARLLGLSDRIGSLEPGKDADLVVLDAQYDLVGVMRGGAWVVRPDGVL from the coding sequence ATGGCCCCCGTAACGACACCGCCCACACCGGCGGTACCGCCGTCGCCGTCGACCCCCTCGGCCGCGCGGCGCACCGTACTGGCGGGGGTCCGCGCCGTGCTGCCCTCCGGGGTGCTGGAGGACGGCCGGATCGCCGTCGAGGGCACCCGGATCGCCGAGCCGGAGGCCGCACGGCCCGACGAGGCGGTCGTGGACCTCTCCGGGCGCGGCTGGACGGTCGTGCCGGGCTTCGTGGACCTGCACAACCACGGCGGCGGCGGCGCCTCGTTCACCTCCGGCACCGCCGAGGACGTCCTCACCGGGGTGCGCACCCACCGCGAGCACGGCACCACCACTCTGGTGGCCTCCACGGTCACCGAGTCGGAAGAGGCGCTGACCCGGCAGGCGGGGCTGCTCTCGGAGCTGGTGGAGCAGGGCGACCTGGCCGGCATCCACTACGAGGGCCCGTTCATCTCGCCCTGCCGCAAGGGCGCGCACGACGAGACGCTGCTGCGCCACCCGGACCCGGCCGCGGTGCGCCGGCTGGTGGAGGCGGGCCGCGGCGCGGTGCGGATGGTCACCCTCGCCACCGAGCTGCCCGGCGGCATCGAGTCGGTGCGGCTGCTGGCCGACCTCGGCGTGATCGCCGCCGTCGGGCACACCGACGGCGACTACGAGCAGACCGTCGCGGCGATCGACGCCGGCGCCACGGTGGCCACCCACCTGTTCAACGCGATGCCGCCGCTCCAGCACCGCGCCCCCGGCCCGATCACGGCGCTGCTGGCCGACGAGCGGGTCACCGTCGAGCTGATCAACGACGGCACCCACCTGCACCCGGCCGTCCTCGAACTCGCCTTCGCCAGCGCCGGACCGGACCGGGTCGCGTTCATCACCGACGCGATGGACGCGGCCGGCTTCGGCGACGGCCTCTACGACCTGGGCCCGCTCAAGGTCGAGGTGCTGGAGGGCGTGGCCCGGCTGGTGGAGGGCGGCTCGATCGCCGGCTCCACGCTCACCCTGGACACCGCCTTCAAGCGGGCGGTGACGGTGGACCGGCTGCCGCTGGAGCACGCGGTGAAGGCGCTGTCCGCCAACCCGGCGCGGCTGCTGGGCCTGTCCGACCGGATCGGCTCGCTGGAGCCGGGCAAGGACGCGGACCTGGTGGTGCTCGACGCGCAGTACGACCTGGTGGGTGTGATGCGCGGGGGCGCGTGGGTGGTCCGCCCCGACGGGGTGCTCTGA
- a CDS encoding DUF3263 domain-containing protein codes for MSARDTAVLDLAGRGWSGPGPRDRAIRERLGMSPTAFFQHLNALLDDPAALRYAPGTVNRWRAARDRHGRSR; via the coding sequence CTGTCGGCGCGGGACACCGCCGTACTGGACCTGGCCGGGCGCGGCTGGTCCGGCCCCGGCCCGCGCGACCGGGCGATCCGCGAGCGGCTGGGCATGTCGCCGACCGCCTTCTTCCAGCACCTGAACGCGCTGCTGGACGATCCCGCCGCGCTGCGCTACGCCCCCGGGACCGTCAACCGCTGGCGGGCGGCGCGCGACCGGCACGGCCGCTCGCGCTGA